AGTCAGTCCTAGAATGGCCCTGCATTAATAATCTgcgtattgcctgaccaggcggtggcgcagtggatagagcgtcggactgggatgcagaagacccaggttcgagaccctgaggtcgccagcttgagcgcgggttcatctggtttgagcaaagctcaccagcttggacccaaggtcactggctcgagcaaggggtcacttggtctgctgtagccctacggtcaaggcacatatgagaaagcaatcaatgaacaactaaggtgtcgcaacgaaaaactaatgattgatgcttctcatctctccgttcctgtctgtctgtccctatctatccctctctctgactctctgtctctgtaaaaaataaaataaaaaaaccaaataatcTACTGCATATCAAgttaccccaaaacttagtgacttaacatgacatttattatctcacgCTTTCTGAGGGTTAGGGTGGGGGTGGCTCAGATTCTTGGGAAACTGCCGTGGAAATGTCCTGGACTGCAGTGAACTGGAGGGTTCTCTCAGGCTCACTCAGAGGAGGCCCGTGCTTGTCACATGGACCTCCAGAAAGCTGTTCCAGTGTCCTCGCAGCGTGGCAGCTGGCTTGTTCCAGAGCATGTGATCCTCGGGACAGGGAAGTTGGAAGCCGCTCTTGTGTTTTGACCCCCCCCATCAGATGTCACAGTCCTCTTTGCTACCACATTCCATTCATTAGAAACATGTCACCACGTCTAGCTCACAGGCCAGGGGAGGGCATCGAGGTCTTCCCTTTCAGGGCTGAGCATCAGAAAGTTTCTGGATGTATTTTTAGAGCACCGTGTCCCCAGGGGTGGAGATGAGAGTGTGGCATGTGCAGGGGACGGGTGGCAGGCAGTGTGAGAGCCTGCGGGGGTGTGAGGGTgtggcagcccagggctctgaCACAGTCCAGAGGTGGGAAACTTCCCATCAGGATTGTGAAAGAGTGGAGGCAGGCGTGCTTTTCACTTAAAAGATCACTCACCCATGCACCACTGAGCAGGAcagcagatgaatgcttcccttcctcctgccctctcccttcctgactctgtctctcgggaaagaaaaaagaaatcaagtcctggccggatagctcagttggttggagcgtcctcCCAGAGCTGGAGGTTGCCAGTTGAATTCTCTACctttctcaagaaaataaaatgaaaaaaataataataataaaagatcacTTACCTTGCTTGGGCTCAGAAGTAGGTCCCTGAGGCTGGGCTAGTCCAGTGAGCTCCAAGGCCCAGCTTTTTAATCAGCAATGGAGATTTAGCTTAGAAGGTGTTTGGCGACTAGTTATGAGGTGGGGGGACGTGCCATTAGGGTGTGGTGCCCAGTGAGACAGTCCAGAGACCCTGTGGAATGTCAAGGACTGGGTCTGGGCCCCTGTCCATTTAGGAAGACCATGGGGCTCGTAGTAAAAAGACAGACTTCGGGAAGATGCCTCGATGAGGACCTGGGTGGGAGACGTTCTTAGCTACATTGACGGGTCTGAATTGCAGGGCGGCTTCAGACCCAGAAAATGGGGTAGGCACTGTGCTCCCCTCCACCACctcacccccgcccccagcagcCACAGTACAGGCCCGTTGTCCTGGGCCTGCAGGCAGCGCAGCCTCCTCTCTGGGATTCTCACAGGTGGCAGACAGGCTCTGGCTTCATCACAGAACCCCATCACCAACACCTCAGCAAGGCCATGGGCCCCGCAGGACCAGCTGCCAGCCCACCCTTCCTGGAGCTGCCTCTGCCCTCGGAGCCCTGAGAGATGGTGGGAGCCTGGGCCTCCACCCCAGTGGGTCCAGGAGATGGCTAGAGCAGCAGCCTGGGAGCCTGGAGTGGTCTGAAATCGCCTGAACAAGATCCACTGGACACCTGGTCTTGCTGGCCCTATGTCCTGGCCACTCTGGGCCTCTATCTCTTTATCAACAAACCCCACGTGCAGAAGGCCCAGGGTGGTTGTGAGGAGGAAATGAGAAGTTGATGCAAAGCATTTGCTGGTCCTCCTGGGCTGTGGTGGGGGGTCAGTGAGGGTTACAAACGAGGACCGCTCCTCTGTGGGATGTCCCTGAcggggaaggggagtggggtcCTGGGAGCTTGGGTCTACCCCCCTTCCCCAGGCTCGAAGGCTCAGCTGAAGAAATCTTGCAGGTAGGGCTGGTACAGGGTCCGTTTGGGTCTGAAGAGCCACTGCGGGCGGTTCTGCAGAAGTGGGGAGGGTCCCAGCCTGAGAGCTCAGAGGGTCAAACTCACTTGAGACAATGGGACAGTGAGTCCGCAGGATCCTCACACACCCCACAGGGATGTATCTCGGTCCCATTCTACAAACAGAGCCTCAAGGGGAGGCTGTGGCGGCCCAGGTGGGTGGCACGCTGACAGCTCCATGAGGGGACAGCCAGCACTCCCACACAAGGCAGACCTGAGTCACAGTACTCACTGCTATGGGAGGCATGGATTGTTTGGGGtgatgttttatattgttttgggggttttaaaCCCCATTATAAAAAGAATGTgggagcggccctggccggttggctcagtggtagagcgttggcctggcgtgcataagtcccgggttcgattcccggccagggcacacaggagaagcgcccatttgcttctccacccctaccccctccttcctctctgtctctctcttcccctcccgcagccaaagctccattggagcaaagatggcccgggcgctggggttggctcctcggcctctgccccagacgctggagtggctctggtcgtggcagagcgacgccccagagggacagagcatcgccccctggtgggcagagcatcgccccttggtgggcgtgccaggtggatcccggtcgggcgcatgcgggagtctgtctgattgtccctccccgtttccagcttcggaaaaaaaaaaaaaaaatgtgggagcATTCATCTCAGATCTTGCTTCtgggtatatacagtgtgtctgtaaagtcatgtagcacttttgaccggtcacaagcaagcaacaaaagatgatagaaatgtgaaatctgcactaaataaaaggaaaaccctcccagtttctgtaggatgatgtggcagcatgcgagcatgcgcagatgatgacgtaacaccgtgtatacagtggagcagcccacggccatgccagttgagatgtggacggtacagaggaaagttcagtgtgttctgtggctcgctaaattcaaatccgtggcccaagtgcaacatgaatatcgacgtgtttataacgaagcgccgccacgtaggaataacattactcggtgggataagcagttgaaggaaaccggcagtttggtggagaaaccccgttctggtaggccatcagtcagtgacgagtctgtagaggctacacgggatagctacctaaggagccctaaaaaacctgtgcgtgagcccacatcgaactgcactgaataggtatgaaactaggaaagttttccttttatttggtgcagatttcacatttctatcgtcttctgttgctttcctgagaccggtcaaaagtgcaccatgactttacggacacactgtacttttggttcaaataaatttttataaatatttttaaaaataacacatccACTTCAAAGGAGCATTCTGTCTTGCCGTCCTAGCCCACACGTCCCATCTTCACTGTGACCATTTACTgattttccacttatttttaataatttcccCTTAAAACATCTCAGCGTTTCTGGTCCTCGCACACTCCCTTGGTCTCAGCGCCTGTCCGTTCCATGATTTACTTCCAGCCCCCTTGTGTGGCTGGGGTTTTCCCGCCCCGGGTGGTCAAATCCCCTGTTTCTCCTGCTCGCTGATCGGGTGTTGGGTGGGTgcgtggagtgtgtgtgtgtgtgtgtggtcctcCTTCTCATACTTCCCGATGGCTTCCAAGTGTGAGCTGTATTTTTAGGACTGAAGTTCCTGGAAGTTCTGCCCAAGGCATCTGGCCTAGAACAGGGTGACTTACACCAGCAAGAGGGGGGGGAGCACCTTGGGGTTGAGCCTGGACTATACAGGACATGGCCTGAGGGACACAGAACACCTGACCTAGTGCCTCGGACCCAGAGAGGTGGTGGGCAGTGCAGGCTCTGCACCCGAGCCGGTCTCCTCTCCCTTGCCTCTTCTCAGACTTCTGCTCCCCAACCCACCTCGCGGAAGCCAGCTTGTCAATCAACGTCCCCCCTTCCTTGGTCCCAGCGGATCTGATACTCATGGTTACTCCCCTTCTATTTGTATACACCCCCCCCCAGCTCCAACAccaccactgtgccaccgcctgggtACTCCGTTCTCTGTCCTCAGCACGGGGGCATTACTGCCATCCCCCCCCATTTCTGTGCGTGTGGAGGCAGTGGCTGCATGAGACCAGTGTGAACAGAAGGGGTGCATAGTCCCCATGTCTGACCACCAGCGTGAGCCCCTTGTGTGTCTGTGGCATGGGGCCTGGGATGCTGCAGGtgtcctctcctccctcagcGTGGGTCCTTGGGGACCCAGTGCCGGGGAGACCCCCACCCCACTGCCGGCCTGAGGTAGACAAGTAGCACGAGTGAGAAACAAACCCGTTTCTGGAGCGTACCCCAGCCTACGCGGTATGGAAAGCAACCTCAGAGAGGGTGCTGAGCCAGCCACCCCTGGGGCGCGTGCCGCTGCTGGGGGGCCGGCCGGGGCCCATTCCCGGGAGCGTGAAGGTTGGTAAGTTGTTAATGCAGCCAGCCGTGGAACATGTGGGAAAACTCAGCTGTGGTGACTCACGGGGCCGATGACATCCTCACTGACTCGGTCGGTGGAGAGGCCGGGGAAGCAGCAGCACGTGCTGACCAGGCAGGATTCTACCAGGAAGAGACGGGCTGGGAAGCAAGGAATGGAGAAAGGCCAGGGACGCAGGACACCTGGGCTGATGCCAGCCAGGACAGACTGTGGCCAAGACGACACGGAGCGGGAGCGAACTGCAGAGAGCTGTTTCGGAGCTTCCCAACGCTGGGAGGGGCCCGCTGGGTGCAGCCGCTCTTGGCAGAGACCAACCAGCAGGGCGGCTGGCCTGCAAAGCTGGGACCAAGCACGTGTCGGAACCATTGCTTTCTGAGAGCTGAACCGTCAGAGGAACCcagagcctggggctgggggtctGAGCCTGGAGGTGCGCCCACAGCCTTGGTAGGGGACAAGCCGAGCAACACAGCCCACTAGGGGGGTGTCCTGGTCAGTGCCATGCTCAGGGTGCCAAGAAGACAGGATGAAGACGGACCGCTGAGGACGGAGCCAAGGGCCCCAGAGTTCCCTGGACttaggcgcccactcccgggacgGGTCCCTGGCCGCACCTGCCTGGCCGAGGGCAGGGTTGCCGAGGGGCAGGGGCTCCTGGGTGCCTCCCGGGTCCCGCTCCCTGGGACGTCGCTGCAGCAGCCTGGTccctgtgtgtggggggctctGCCTGGGGGACTGGATGCAGGGCTGGCACACGGACCCTCACTCCTAGAGACCACCCAAGCTCCTGAGCATGGGCTTGCGCTGTGACCCAATGAGAAATGGGCGACTTCCTTGGCAGGGGAGGTCTGAAGCGCAGGGAAGAGTCAATGGGCTATTTGGTGACGTGGGGGCTTGATCTGGACACACCAGGGCTGCTGGCCCATCACTCCTGGCCCTGCTACATCCTGGCCCCTCGGGAAGGAAGAGGGCGTCTCTGAGCCCGGGTCTGGCCAGTGAGTTGGGTAACACGCCGCTTTGGATCAAAGCGGGTCATCCTGGCATGAGATCTGTGACCAGACAGCACCGCAGCTGTTGGCCCGAGCCTGGACCCCACCGTGTGAATTCAGCGGCTGCCTCACACCACAGCCCACGGCTCAGCTGTCCTTTGTGGTGATGTCCTGAGTCACGTCCCTGACCTTGGTCCCTCCTCTGAGCCCCCGCTGCACCAGCCGCTACAGAACATGTGCTGGTGGCTGTCACAGCCCCTCCTCTGAGACCAAATGTCCCTGCCACTCACCTCTTCTTTGACTTGTCTAGGATGGGGGACCACTGCTGAGAAAGGCCCGAGGGTGGTGACAAGGGGCCTCCTTTGCTTTGGTGTTCGAGGGCCCAATGGGTGAGCCAAGGGGCTGGGAAGGGCGGGGTCAGCCTGCCCCTGCTCCTCAGACCCCAGGGGCTGTGGGCAGAGCCAAGGGTGTCCAGGAGTGGCTAGAGGGCAGAGATCTTCGGCCCATCTGGGACCCCCGTCTCTGGCCAGGGGCTTGTGTGTCTGAGGACGGGCCGTGACCCGCTCCTGACCCCAGCCCAGGGCAGCCAGGCAGATGTGGAGGACAAGCACTGGGTGACTAAGCTCAGAGGTCAATTTCAGAGTGGAGGTTTAATGGGACAATCAGGGTGACCCTGTGGCAGCGGTCCCCTGGGTGGCCCAGCTCTCTGAGCACAGGGTCCCCACACCCCCCAGCATGGTGGGCCTAAGAAAAGAGCACCAGCGTCACCTACCCCTTACGTTTGGGCCCAACTGCACCAGCCCCAGCAGCCATCCATTAGACAGCTCTCCTGTCCCACTTCCCCTGGGGCCAGGGACCCCCTGTTCCCTGAGGGGTAAGGCTTTGAAGGGGCCCTTCCccagggctgtccactctctcctcgGTGTCCTCTGCCCTCACACCGAGGGCACGTCTGCATCCTTGTCACTCTACCAGGGGCCAAAGGAGGCTGCTTGCCCCAGGGCTGGGGTCCAGGGCTCTGCAGGAGGCTCGCTGCAGACACAGCGCGGCCCAGGCCTCCCTGCAGACATAAGGCACAGTGTGGCGGTCACCATGGGACTGTGAGGCCATCGCCCCAGGGGCAGCGCCCGGCAGTCAGTGTTGAGACAGGAGGACATGGCATGTGCTGGCCACTCTGGAGCCTGCAGTGCAAGAGAGCTGGGGGCGGGGGAACCGGGTCCACGGGCCTTGCCTGGCCGAGAGGAGGTCCCCTGGAGTGGCCACAGGAAGGGCACGGGCCCAGGCGGAGCTCGTGGCCAGAGCCGACGTGCAGTCATGGCGAACCTGGGCCACAGAAGGCACAATCGTGGtgtctgggaggctggggctaGGCAGACACGTTCACGTCCCTGAGCGAGATGGCGCCGCTGGGGGCTTCGTCCCCGAGCAGCAGGGCTGGCGTGTGCGCGTCTCCCTCCGCATCGGCTCCGGCGCCGCCGGGCTCCGCGCCGGGCCCCAGGCCCTGGGACAGGATCTGCTGGATGGTCCTGCGCAGGTTGGGGTGCAGCCGGCCCTGCGTCTGGTAGAACACCTCCAGCGCGAAGGACTTGAGGGCGCCGGTGCAGAGGTCCTCGTATAGCGGGATGGTGTACATGCGGGACATCTGCGggggtgcgggggaggggggcatgggGTCACGCTGGCTGCTCCCCGGCCCGCCTCCAGCCCGCTGGCCCCGCCTCCAGCCTgctggccccgcccccagccctctggccccgcccccagcccgctGGCCCCGCCTCCAGCCCGCTGGCCCCGCCTCTGCACTCAGGGTGCCCAGCcggcctcccacccccaccacagccCTTGTGCAGAGGGCTTATCTCCAGGGAGCCTGGGCTGGGGGTCACTGACGGGGGCAGGGCGGAGAGGGTGGGGCCCCTGGAGGGAGGCCTGGGACCCTTGGGCCTCCGAGAAGTGCAGACGCCCCCAGCCCCGATCAGGAGCCCGAATGCTGACAAGCCAGAGCCAAGTGGGCCTAGATCTCCATCTCATCCCCTCTGGATATGGGCATGGTCTCCCCGAGGACCGGTGGGTCTGGGCTCTTTCCACGTGGtaccctcccccctgcccccccaccaccccctACGTCTTCCCCACCCCATTCTCTGGGATACCCAGCTGGAGAAGCCGGACTGGAGGGTCAGGTGAGGCGGTAGAGGACGGAAGGGGCAGGGCCCGGTGAGGGTGGACACACCTGGCTCTCGAGGAAACGCCGGACCCGGTGGAGATCGGGGTAGTAGTCGTTCCGGACCACGATCTGCAGCCAGCGGATGCGGATCTCGGCGTTCATGGAGTCCAGCAGGGAAGAGTAGCACTTGGACAGGCTCGTCACCACCTCTGCGGGGGCCGAGGGCAGGTCAGGGCTGGCAAGCACACCCTCCCCAGCCGgccgcccctccctccctcccccagccgcTGCAGGACCCACCCTGGGGCAGCGGAGACCCATCGAGGAGCCGGTCCAAGAACAGCGCCGTCTGGAAGGTCCTCCACTTGGAGATGTCGATGGCGCTGGCGGAGGCGGCCGCCTGGTCCAGGGGCTCTGCGGTCCACAGCTGGAAGAGCGCCTCCACCGGCCGGGTCAGGCTGGATCCCTGAGACAGGTCCGGCTCGGCCAGCGGCGGGCCCGTGGCGTTAAGCCAACGTTCGAACTCCAGTCCTGCAGGGAGGTGCGATCCTGGGGTCCCCACCGGGCTGGGGAGGGGTCCCCTGGTCATGACTGTTCCAGAGCCTGGGAGCCCCCGGGCAGGGGCAGTTAGGGAAGGCTGGGGTCAGCTCCAGCACCTGCCACTTCAAGCCACTGGCCTGGCTTCTCTCGGGGGGCCAGAAAGCTGGAGTTGATGACTGAGGGACACtcggccctccccaccccccccgcTTCTCCTGGGCACAAAACAACAGAGCACTTAGAACCCAACCTCAGCACTGGGGGTCGGGGTCTCTGCACCATGTGGGTAAAGCGACGCTCCTGCTTTAAAACCCTGCTGCTCTGCCCCCCATCCCCCCAAACCCTTGGAGTCCTTAATCTACCAAAACAGGGTCACCATACTCAGCCTGCCCAGCCCCACCTCACTGCCCTCCAACAGATCTTGGCCTCTCTCACACGTCAGACGCCCCGAGTCTTTCTTTTAGCCCCGAAGCCCTCTGACCCGGGACCCCCAGGGATACCCTCATGGGTGTTGCACAAGCAGGCCAATGGGCTTAAGCCAGCTCTGGCAAACTTCCCTCCATCCTGCTGACCCTGTTCCAGGCCCTTTGCATGCACTGTTTTCATGCCCTCCTTCCTGAGACTGTCTAAACAGATCAGCTTGGTCTAAGTGccacctcctcctggaagcccCTTGGGCTTCATCAGGCTGAAAAGCATATCCTCCTCTGTTTCCATGGCCTCCCAGCCTGAAGCCCACACTGTCCAGTGAGGGTGTCTGAAGGAAGGGCAGATGAACCCATGGGGTTGTCTCCAAGCAGAGGTGGCACCTGTGCGGTGAGGTCCTCCCTACACCCCATGGCTCCCCCGGCAGGCTGGCGGGACCTGCAGCAGGTGACGGGCCTCACCTGCCCGGCAGTCCACACTCTGCTCCTTCAGCTCCGGGAAGAAGCTGAGGAAGGAGTCCAGCAGGTCCTGGGCCACCACACTGGTGAACTTGTACTTCTCCACATAGGCCTGCGAGGGtgcaggggtggggcggggctcagtgggtgggagggacaggggtggggcggggctcagtgggtgggagggacagggGCAGTCCAGGGCGGGGACTGTCCGGGCCGGGCTGCTCACTCGAAGGAAGTCGTCGAAGCGCTGGGGGTCCCCGCAGAGCTGGGACAGATAGTAGACGAAGCAGTAGCCCTTTTCGTAGGTGAACAGGTTCATCAGGTGGCTCGGGTTCACCCCTGAAACAAGGCCCGCTCTGCTTGGTGCCACCTCCACGCCCCAGGGGGCAGGAGCGGCCAGGGGCCTGTCCCGTCAAGTATGGACATCCAGGGAGCACGGGCATGCGGACGGCCCTACCCGCAGGGTCTGGGGGAGATGGGGGTCCCAGCAACCGCAGTGCCGTGGGCTCAGAACCCACGAGAGGTAGCGACAGGCTGAGGAAGCCTTGGGGGACCGTCCTGGGCTGCCTCTGCAGGGGTCCAGCCGTGGTGGGGACAGGGGAAGCACGCGGCGGGCTCAGAGGCCGCGGGTGACTGACCTGGGGCCCAGGGGCAGTGGGTACCTGGCTCCAGCTTGACCTGCAGCTTGCTGACCGGGCTGTCCTCTCCCAGTAACTTCATCTGCCTGTGCAGGGCGTCCAGGCGGAAGGCTGTCTCCAGACAGGTGAAGGCAGCACCTGGACAGGTcatgggggcaggggaggtgggaggggcaggacaGGCCTGAGCCCTGGGGCAAGGACGGGGCTGTCCCTGCCCTGGGCTTTGTAGAGCTGCCTCAGGCCACCTTCCTGGACACACcagggggggaggggctgcacCCTGGAGGCTGGGGGGGCTCTCAGCTGCTCCTCAGTGCCCCCACCTCCTCGCCTGTGTCCCCCGTCCCCCGGGGCTGGgtgcccccacctcctctcctgtgCCCCCACCTCCTCGCCTGTGTCCCCCGTCCCCCGGGGCTGGgtgtccccacctcctctcctgtgTCCCCCGTCCCCCGGGGCTGGgtgtccccacctcctctcctgtgTCCCCCGTCCCCCGGGGCTGGgtgcccccacctcctctcctgtgTCCCCCGTCCCCCGGGGCTGGgtgtccccacctcctctcctgtgTCCCCGTCCCCGGGGCTGGGTGTGGCCAGTACCGTAGGTCTCGGTGGTGATGCGGCGCTGGGCATAGGTGGCCAGACCCTCGCTCAGCCACATCTCTTCCCACGTGGCGTTGGTGACGGCGTTGCCAAACCAGCTGTGGGCCACCTCGTGAATGACGTCGATGATGAGGAACTCGTCACACTCCAGGATGGAGGAGATGACGAAGGTGAGGCAGGGGTTCTCCATGGCCACgatggggaaggaggggggcaggaagACGATGTCGTACCTGCACCAGGAGGGGGTGTGCCGGGGCCGTGAACGGCTGGGCCCGGGTGGCGAGCCTCACTCCCCCCGGAAAGGTCAACGAGGGGCCCCCTGGTGCTCCTCGGGGGGatggagtcttgccctctgaccCCTCCTGTGGCCAGCGGGGGCCCCCAGGTGCTCCGGGACATACCTGCCCCACATGTACGGCCCGTAGAGCCTCTCGGCCGCACTCAGCCACTGTTCCACCACACCCGACAGCTTGCTGGTGGCCGTGGGCAGGAGGCACGGCTCGGCCCACACGCGGCTCCTGTCACGGGGCCGAGAGGGCGGGCTGAGGCTCAacctgccccacctgccccaccAGACCCTTCCTCTGCTTCTGGGCTCAAATACCAGCCGGGACTTGTCCAGCCTGGCTGGAGGCcagcccacccctgccccctgcctcacTCGACCGCCACCACGCAGGATGTGGTAGGAGGGGCTTAGCCCAACACCGAGGGGCAGCTTGGTTCCTTTGGTGTGGCCTCGAGGAGGGGGCCGGGCAGTCGGGAGCCGGGGCTGCCAGGTCTGGGGGCATGAGGGGTGAGAGGGGCTGTCGGGGGAGGGGGGCCGGGCACGGCGAGGAGGGGGGGCTGGTCTCCAGAGTGTGGGGTCCATCTCAGGCCGCACACCCCGCCTGTGGTGCGCTCTCCCCGAGACCTGGGTCCTAGGCAGCGGCTGCTGCAAGAAGCGAGACGCAGAGGGTCTACCTGGGCCCAATGTCCGCCGGCTGCAGGTCCCCGGCCACCAGGGCCACGAGGTAGGCGGGCACGGGGTGCTCCATGTAG
The sequence above is drawn from the Saccopteryx bilineata isolate mSacBil1 chromosome 5, mSacBil1_pri_phased_curated, whole genome shotgun sequence genome and encodes:
- the RNPEPL1 gene encoding aminopeptidase RNPEPL1, producing MAAQCCCRKAPGAEAAPARPPPEPPPALDVASASSAQLFRLRHLQLGLELRPEARELAGCLVLELCALRPAPRALVLDTHPALRLHSAAYRRAPAEPPCAFAFAAPGPGPGPAPPPPLPAFPEAPGAEPACCPLAFRVDPFTDYGSSLTVTLPPELQAHQPFQIILRYTSTDAPAIWWLDPELTYGSAKPFVFTQGHSVCNRSFFPCFDTPAVKCTYSAVVKAPSGVQVLMSATQSTYVEEEGVYRFYMEHPVPAYLVALVAGDLQPADIGPRSRVWAEPCLLPTATSKLSGVVEQWLSAAERLYGPYMWGRYDIVFLPPSFPIVAMENPCLTFVISSILECDEFLIIDVIHEVAHSWFGNAVTNATWEEMWLSEGLATYAQRRITTETYGAAFTCLETAFRLDALHRQMKLLGEDSPVSKLQVKLEPGVNPSHLMNLFTYEKGYCFVYYLSQLCGDPQRFDDFLRAYVEKYKFTSVVAQDLLDSFLSFFPELKEQSVDCRAGLEFERWLNATGPPLAEPDLSQGSSLTRPVEALFQLWTAEPLDQAAASASAIDISKWRTFQTALFLDRLLDGSPLPQEVVTSLSKCYSSLLDSMNAEIRIRWLQIVVRNDYYPDLHRVRRFLESQMSRMYTIPLYEDLCTGALKSFALEVFYQTQGRLHPNLRRTIQQILSQGLGPGAEPGGAGADAEGDAHTPALLLGDEAPSGAISLRDVNVSA